Proteins from one Tsuneonella aeria genomic window:
- a CDS encoding SDR family oxidoreductase, which produces MLHRPQFREESANGHCRASLREAVRVTPPSSALDFTGKSVLVTGGGVGIGRGIAEAFAAAGARLTIAEIDPARAADVAAALPGADVITCDVLDRATPAMLAERIGASAGKLDVLVNNVGHFVHALPFAMLEDGQAEEILDVNLGQLLRMTRAMLPLLRAAAPGSSIVNVTSIEAYRGIPYCSVYAAAKAGIAGFTKSLALELAPEGIRINDVAPETTDTPQVALDVMIPPENRADMDKWIPLGRFGAPADCAGAALYLASPLASWVTGTAIHVDGGALAAAGWTRTPAGEWTIMPMVAGNGLRIPGS; this is translated from the coding sequence TTGTTACACCGGCCTCAATTTCGTGAGGAGAGCGCGAATGGACATTGTCGAGCATCATTGCGGGAGGCAGTGCGCGTGACGCCGCCGTCCAGCGCGCTCGATTTCACCGGAAAGTCGGTCCTCGTCACCGGCGGCGGTGTCGGTATCGGACGCGGCATTGCGGAAGCGTTCGCCGCTGCGGGTGCGCGCCTGACCATTGCCGAGATTGATCCCGCCCGCGCTGCCGACGTGGCCGCCGCGCTGCCGGGCGCCGACGTGATAACCTGCGACGTGCTCGATCGCGCCACCCCGGCGATGCTAGCCGAACGGATCGGCGCTTCGGCGGGCAAGCTCGACGTGCTGGTGAACAACGTCGGCCACTTCGTCCACGCGCTGCCCTTCGCGATGCTTGAGGATGGGCAGGCGGAGGAGATTCTCGACGTCAACCTGGGGCAATTGCTGCGCATGACCCGGGCCATGCTCCCGCTGCTCCGCGCGGCCGCTCCGGGATCGTCGATCGTGAACGTGACCTCGATCGAAGCATACCGGGGCATCCCGTACTGCAGTGTGTACGCAGCGGCGAAAGCTGGCATCGCAGGCTTTACCAAGAGCCTCGCGCTCGAACTCGCGCCCGAGGGCATCCGCATCAACGATGTCGCGCCCGAAACCACGGACACGCCGCAGGTGGCGCTCGACGTGATGATTCCGCCGGAAAACCGGGCCGACATGGACAAGTGGATACCGCTCGGCCGCTTCGGCGCGCCGGCCGATTGCGCGGGGGCGGCCCTCTATCTCGCCAGTCCGCTCGCGAGCTGGGTCACGGGCACGGCGATCCATGTGGACGGGGGCGCCCTGGCGGCCGCCGGGTGGACCCGCACGCCGGCGGGGGAATGGACTATCATGCCGATGGTCGCCGGGAACGGCCTCAGGATTCCGGGGAGCTGA
- a CDS encoding acyclic terpene utilization AtuA family protein, which produces MTSAEQSAGRVVRIGGGAAFFIDSALAVPQLLADGVDYIVLDYLAEGAMGLLGRMRAADPGSGYPSDFMQVHIGPHLETIAKTGCRIVANAGGVNPAALVAALRAEIARRGLALKVACISGDDLLHRLPELAGTPDMANGELLPGEGVTSCNAYLGAFPIAEALLRGADIVVTGRVVDSALTLGALVHEFGWAANEWEKLAAGTLAGHLVECGAQATGGTFTDWESVEGWDTIGAPIAECRADGTFVLTKPAGSGGVVNCGTVAEQMLYETADPQAYIVPDVVLDMSEVRLAQIGPDRVAVTGAIGHPSTGTLKVCATWDKGWRGTALQPVIGPRAVARARKQADALFARGAAMLRARNMAPFLSTEAVLVGAGEAIGLLNEDAQEVLVKLVVDHDEAAAVQGFVREQFAAISAMAPGTSVAFGVSVAPLMRLVSFLIPKADVVPLLDVDAGFEPLAATADGGFDAAAIQRPAPPAPGALMVRELPLERLAWARSGEKGETVNIGVIARDPARMGDLRAALTPQAVRAWFAHLFVRDAGAVRIYDLPGIAAVNIVLEGALPGGINASTRLDPAAKSVAQQLMRFPVPVSA; this is translated from the coding sequence ATGACTTCGGCTGAGCAGTCCGCCGGGCGCGTGGTCCGCATCGGCGGAGGGGCGGCGTTCTTCATCGACAGCGCGCTGGCCGTCCCGCAGCTTCTGGCCGACGGCGTCGACTACATCGTGCTCGATTACCTGGCCGAAGGAGCAATGGGACTGCTGGGCAGGATGCGCGCGGCCGATCCGGGCAGCGGGTATCCGTCCGATTTCATGCAGGTCCACATCGGACCGCACCTGGAGACTATCGCAAAGACGGGGTGCCGGATCGTCGCGAACGCCGGAGGGGTCAATCCCGCTGCATTGGTCGCCGCGCTGCGTGCGGAAATCGCCCGGCGCGGCCTGGCGCTCAAGGTCGCCTGCATCAGCGGTGACGATCTGCTCCATCGCCTGCCGGAACTCGCGGGCACCCCCGACATGGCGAACGGGGAGCTGCTGCCGGGCGAAGGGGTGACGAGCTGCAACGCCTATCTCGGCGCGTTCCCCATTGCCGAGGCCCTGTTGCGGGGCGCGGACATCGTCGTGACCGGGCGAGTCGTCGATTCGGCGCTGACCCTGGGCGCGCTGGTCCATGAATTCGGCTGGGCGGCGAACGAATGGGAGAAACTTGCCGCCGGCACCCTCGCCGGCCATCTGGTCGAATGCGGGGCGCAGGCCACCGGCGGCACCTTTACCGATTGGGAGAGCGTCGAAGGCTGGGACACCATCGGTGCGCCGATTGCGGAATGCCGCGCGGACGGCACGTTCGTCCTCACCAAGCCGGCGGGTAGCGGCGGCGTGGTCAACTGCGGCACGGTCGCCGAGCAGATGCTCTACGAAACCGCCGACCCGCAGGCCTACATCGTGCCCGACGTCGTCCTGGACATGAGCGAGGTTCGCCTTGCGCAGATCGGGCCCGACCGGGTGGCGGTGACGGGCGCGATCGGTCACCCCTCGACCGGCACGCTCAAGGTGTGCGCCACCTGGGACAAGGGCTGGCGCGGGACGGCCCTGCAACCGGTGATCGGCCCGCGTGCCGTCGCCCGCGCGCGCAAGCAGGCCGATGCGCTGTTCGCGCGCGGGGCGGCCATGCTGCGCGCCCGCAACATGGCCCCCTTCCTTTCCACCGAAGCCGTGCTGGTCGGCGCGGGCGAAGCGATCGGCCTGTTGAACGAAGACGCGCAGGAAGTGCTGGTGAAGCTCGTCGTCGACCACGACGAGGCCGCCGCCGTGCAAGGCTTCGTGCGCGAACAGTTCGCGGCCATTTCGGCGATGGCGCCGGGGACCAGCGTGGCGTTCGGCGTGAGCGTGGCGCCGCTCATGCGGCTGGTCTCGTTTCTGATCCCCAAGGCCGACGTCGTCCCCCTGCTCGACGTGGACGCTGGGTTCGAGCCGCTGGCGGCCACGGCGGATGGCGGATTCGATGCTGCGGCGATCCAACGCCCGGCTCCCCCGGCGCCCGGCGCGCTCATGGTGCGCGAGCTTCCTCTCGAACGGCTCGCCTGGGCGCGCAGCGGCGAGAAAGGCGAAACCGTCAACATCGGCGTTATCGCCCGCGATCCCGCGCGGATGGGTGATCTGCGCGCGGCGCTGACCCCGCAGGCGGTGCGTGCCTGGTTCGCGCACCTGTTCGTGAGGGACGCGGGCGCGGTCAGGATCTACGACCTGCCCGGCATCGCCGCCGTCAATATCGTGCTGGAAGGCGCGCTGCCGGGCGGGATCAATGCGAGCACGCGCCTCGATCCCGCCGCCAAGAGCGTCGCGCAGCAGTTGATGCGGTTCCCGGTGCCGGTGTCCGCCTGA
- a CDS encoding FAD-dependent oxidoreductase: MSQSWDKEVDVLVVGSGAGGLLSALVAADNHADVLIVEKEALWGGTSATSGAGIWIPGSDQAAAAGFHDSVDDAFTYVRGLSADNVPDEQIRAYVENAAPMLRWITANTDIEYQAFPYPDYHAENPGGSPTGFRTHMPLPIDGRRLGKDVETLRYASPAASLFGYLNWHFDETYILLFRSKGWFTHLAKSLARYWLDLPFRFKSGKDRRLTLGNALAGGLRLALNKRGVPLWLESPMRDLIEEDGRIVGAVIGRGGRDVRVRARKGVVLAAGGFDKNQAMRDQYAPNYRRARLSGGTSGNTGDSIRVGAQHGAALRNMHSAWAAPVFYIPGEDRGRLCTIERALPGTIMVNQSGKRYLNEAASYHIVGQQMAAAEAAGEGTDPSWMIFDHAFRHKYPMGPLLPLVPDWAQSGMVKLAMKRADSIGELAREIGADPATLEATVARFNEFAVKGEDPDFHRGEAAYDKMYGDPRNGPNPSLAPILKAPFYAFAIHPGDIGTNGGMVTDARARVLNEAGEPIPGLYAIGNNAASAMGESYPGAGVTIGPALTFGYIAARDMTGANA, encoded by the coding sequence ATGAGCCAGTCCTGGGACAAGGAAGTCGATGTTCTGGTGGTCGGTTCGGGGGCGGGCGGTTTGCTGTCCGCGCTGGTCGCCGCCGACAACCACGCGGACGTCCTGATCGTCGAGAAGGAAGCCCTCTGGGGCGGCACCTCCGCCACGTCGGGCGCGGGCATCTGGATCCCGGGGAGCGACCAGGCGGCCGCAGCGGGTTTCCACGACAGCGTGGACGACGCATTCACGTACGTGCGGGGCCTGTCGGCCGACAACGTTCCCGACGAACAGATCCGCGCCTACGTGGAAAATGCTGCGCCGATGCTGCGCTGGATCACCGCCAACACCGATATCGAGTACCAGGCTTTTCCCTATCCCGATTATCACGCGGAAAACCCCGGCGGCTCGCCGACCGGGTTCCGCACGCACATGCCGCTGCCGATCGACGGGCGGCGGCTGGGCAAGGATGTGGAGACGCTGCGCTACGCCTCGCCCGCGGCAAGCCTGTTCGGCTACCTGAACTGGCACTTCGACGAAACATACATCCTGCTGTTTCGCTCGAAGGGCTGGTTCACGCATCTGGCGAAGTCGCTGGCGCGCTACTGGCTCGATCTCCCGTTCCGCTTCAAGTCGGGCAAGGACCGACGGTTGACGCTGGGCAATGCGCTCGCCGGCGGACTGCGGCTGGCCCTCAACAAGCGCGGCGTGCCGCTGTGGCTCGAAAGCCCGATGCGCGACCTGATCGAGGAGGACGGCCGGATCGTCGGCGCCGTAATCGGCCGTGGGGGCAGGGACGTGCGCGTCCGCGCGCGCAAGGGCGTGGTGCTCGCCGCCGGGGGGTTCGACAAGAACCAGGCCATGCGCGACCAATATGCGCCGAACTATCGCCGCGCCAGGTTGTCGGGGGGCACGTCCGGCAACACCGGCGATTCCATCCGGGTGGGCGCGCAGCACGGCGCGGCGCTGCGCAACATGCATTCGGCCTGGGCGGCTCCGGTGTTCTACATTCCGGGCGAGGACCGCGGGCGGCTGTGCACGATCGAGCGCGCACTGCCCGGAACCATCATGGTGAACCAGAGCGGCAAGCGCTACCTGAACGAGGCGGCGAGTTATCACATCGTCGGCCAGCAGATGGCGGCCGCGGAAGCGGCGGGGGAGGGTACCGACCCCAGCTGGATGATCTTCGACCACGCATTTCGTCACAAGTATCCGATGGGCCCGCTGCTCCCTCTCGTGCCCGACTGGGCGCAGAGCGGGATGGTCAAGCTGGCGATGAAGCGTGCCGATTCCATCGGAGAGCTCGCACGGGAAATCGGCGCCGATCCCGCGACGCTCGAAGCGACCGTTGCGCGGTTCAATGAATTCGCGGTCAAGGGCGAGGACCCCGATTTCCATCGCGGGGAGGCGGCCTACGACAAGATGTACGGCGACCCGCGCAATGGCCCCAATCCCTCGCTCGCCCCGATCCTGAAGGCGCCCTTCTATGCCTTCGCCATCCACCCGGGCGATATCGGCACTAATGGCGGCATGGTCACCGACGCCAGGGCACGGGTGCTGAACGAAGCGGGCGAGCCGATTCCGGGGCTCTACGCGATTGGTAACAACGCGGCTTCGGCCATGGGCGAAAGCTATCCGGGGGCGGGCGTCACGATCGGGCCTGCATTGACCTTCGGCTACATCGCCGCCCGTGACATGACAGGGGCCAACGCGTGA
- a CDS encoding NAD-dependent epimerase/dehydratase family protein: protein MKILVVGGTGALGGHAAIHLAAKGHDVTIGARNPAHPGTPMAEMPFLQGDYVAGDFTPDRLRGFDWVLFAAGNDPRHIPPGDDAEAHLQRANHEAVPAFFAACREAGVKRVVQLGSYYHQAAPELVEGNRYIQSRKAACEGARAEGRPGFDVVSVNAPFMVGSVPGLPSMIFEPYVQWAQGKIPVPAYAPAGGTNFMSFRSLSEAIEGAFERGEPGKAYLVGDENLSFADYFQRFFDAAGNPAKVEERDEEHPMLPDIAIPQGRGNWVRVDPDADETATLGYRRNDVTNAVQDLVDQFG from the coding sequence ATGAAAATTCTCGTTGTCGGGGGCACCGGCGCACTCGGCGGCCATGCCGCGATCCATCTTGCAGCCAAGGGGCATGACGTGACGATCGGCGCGCGCAACCCCGCGCATCCGGGCACACCGATGGCCGAAATGCCGTTCCTGCAAGGGGACTATGTGGCGGGCGACTTCACGCCCGACCGGCTCCGCGGGTTCGACTGGGTGCTGTTTGCCGCCGGCAACGATCCGCGCCACATCCCGCCCGGGGACGACGCGGAGGCGCATCTGCAGAGGGCCAATCACGAGGCTGTGCCAGCGTTCTTCGCCGCCTGCCGCGAAGCCGGGGTCAAGCGCGTGGTCCAGCTTGGCAGCTACTATCACCAGGCAGCGCCCGAACTCGTCGAAGGCAACCGATATATCCAGTCGCGCAAGGCCGCCTGCGAAGGCGCGCGCGCCGAAGGGCGGCCGGGCTTCGACGTCGTCAGCGTCAACGCCCCTTTCATGGTGGGAAGCGTGCCGGGCCTGCCGAGCATGATCTTCGAGCCCTACGTTCAGTGGGCCCAGGGAAAGATTCCCGTGCCGGCCTATGCGCCCGCCGGGGGCACCAACTTCATGTCGTTCCGCTCGCTTAGCGAAGCGATCGAAGGCGCGTTCGAGCGGGGCGAGCCGGGCAAGGCGTACCTTGTCGGTGACGAGAACCTGAGCTTCGCGGATTATTTCCAGCGCTTCTTCGACGCGGCGGGTAATCCGGCGAAGGTGGAGGAACGCGACGAAGAACACCCGATGCTGCCCGACATCGCCATACCGCAGGGGCGGGGGAACTGGGTGCGCGTCGATCCCGATGCGGACGAAACGGCCACGCTCGGCTACCGGCGGAACGACGTGACGAACGCCGTCCAAGACCTGGTGGACCAGTTCGGGTGA
- a CDS encoding SDR family NAD(P)-dependent oxidoreductase codes for MSGVAVITGAASGIGAGLARKAAARGMSVVLADRDAERLAVVAAETGGIAVPTDVTDPDALEALAHEAFAQGPVDLLFNNAGVLTTGNSWEIPADKWRQSVEVNVLGVVNGLRAFVPRMIAADRPCRIVNTASVGGFLPSPLMAPYSATKFAVVALTESLAGELATVRSKVAVSLLAPGPVKSEIFREEAGANAEQFVGTMRDMLEQHGVTPDEFAERVFAAIDSGEYWIVPQPEALDEGLRARNETIATRATPQFYMTDEDS; via the coding sequence GTGAGCGGCGTGGCGGTCATCACCGGCGCGGCGAGCGGCATCGGCGCGGGTCTTGCGCGCAAGGCAGCGGCGCGAGGCATGTCCGTAGTTCTCGCGGATCGGGATGCCGAGCGGCTGGCGGTGGTTGCTGCCGAGACGGGGGGGATCGCCGTTCCCACGGATGTGACCGACCCGGACGCGCTTGAGGCGCTGGCGCACGAAGCGTTCGCGCAAGGCCCGGTCGATCTGCTGTTCAACAACGCGGGCGTGCTGACCACCGGCAATTCGTGGGAAATCCCCGCCGACAAGTGGCGCCAGTCGGTTGAAGTCAACGTGCTCGGCGTGGTCAACGGGCTGCGCGCGTTCGTGCCCCGCATGATCGCGGCCGATCGCCCATGCCGGATCGTCAACACCGCGTCGGTCGGCGGCTTTCTACCCAGCCCGCTCATGGCCCCGTATTCCGCAACCAAGTTCGCGGTCGTCGCGCTAACGGAATCGCTTGCGGGCGAGCTTGCCACGGTGCGCAGCAAGGTTGCCGTCTCCCTTCTGGCGCCCGGCCCGGTCAAGTCCGAGATCTTCCGCGAGGAAGCGGGCGCCAATGCGGAGCAATTCGTGGGCACCATGCGCGACATGCTGGAACAGCACGGCGTCACGCCGGACGAATTCGCCGAACGCGTGTTTGCAGCGATCGACAGCGGTGAATACTGGATCGTCCCGCAGCCCGAAGCGCTCGACGAGGGCCTGCGTGCGCGCAACGAAACGATCGCGACACGCGCGACGCCGCAATTCTACATGACAGACGAGGATTCATGA
- a CDS encoding SDR family oxidoreductase, with product MSGPLEGRGAVVTGAGRGIGRAIAQRLAADGARVAALDLNLADAEATVAGTADPQRHLALDCDVSDSASVAAAVAAARHAFGRLDIAVANAGIGKAPGDGSEEMYAAMARRAEDPAVPVDQLIHMGDEGWRGVVRVNLDGAFFLMRETVRVMAADGNAGSLVCISSTSAQSGEGSPHYCASKAGVIGLVRQLSRELAPRGIRVNAVAPGPTDTPIMQGIPDDWITSMEASIPLGRMARPEEVAASVAWLASDEASFTTGSVLVANGGSYFF from the coding sequence GTGAGCGGCCCGCTGGAAGGACGGGGTGCAGTCGTCACCGGCGCGGGGCGCGGCATCGGCCGGGCGATTGCCCAGCGCCTGGCAGCGGACGGAGCCCGGGTCGCGGCGCTCGACCTCAACCTCGCCGATGCGGAAGCCACCGTCGCCGGCACAGCCGATCCCCAACGTCACCTCGCGCTCGATTGCGACGTTTCGGACAGCGCCAGCGTGGCGGCTGCGGTCGCCGCGGCGCGCCACGCGTTCGGGCGGCTGGATATCGCGGTTGCCAACGCCGGCATCGGCAAGGCGCCGGGCGACGGTTCGGAAGAGATGTACGCCGCCATGGCCCGGCGGGCCGAGGACCCGGCGGTCCCGGTCGATCAGCTGATTCACATGGGAGACGAAGGCTGGCGCGGCGTCGTGCGCGTGAACCTCGACGGCGCGTTCTTTCTCATGCGCGAAACGGTCCGCGTCATGGCGGCCGACGGAAACGCCGGCTCGCTGGTGTGCATCAGTTCGACTTCCGCGCAATCGGGCGAGGGCAGCCCGCATTATTGCGCCAGCAAGGCGGGCGTGATCGGGCTGGTGCGCCAGCTCTCTCGCGAGCTTGCGCCGCGCGGCATTCGCGTGAACGCGGTTGCGCCCGGGCCGACCGATACGCCGATCATGCAGGGAATTCCGGACGACTGGATCACGTCAATGGAGGCGTCGATACCGCTTGGCCGAATGGCGCGGCCGGAAGAAGTCGCTGCATCTGTCGCCTGGCTGGCGAGCGACGAGGCCAGTTTCACGACCGGTTCCGTACTGGTTGCGAACGGGGGGAGCTATTTCTTCTGA
- a CDS encoding EthD domain-containing protein, which produces MEKVVAALWSPEGQDRAAFNAALLDRLPVALRSAGASSIRLNVRDDAVEAGAGHVQRWQEPHAVAQFWLPAANPRFFAPVADSVGAIAPRFAAWLVSEATIIANTAHPPRRGERTWGWSQATFLAFRPDLEPEAADRHWRTHHTTVAIETQANFEYVQNRVVRALTPDAPAYDAFIEECFPAEALTEPQAFFDAVGDEAKFQANLASMMDSCGGFIDFARIDVIPTSQHDFG; this is translated from the coding sequence ATGGAGAAGGTCGTGGCGGCGCTGTGGTCGCCGGAAGGCCAGGATCGCGCGGCGTTCAACGCGGCGTTGCTCGATCGCCTGCCGGTTGCCCTGCGATCCGCAGGGGCGAGCTCAATCCGCCTGAATGTGCGCGATGACGCGGTGGAAGCGGGCGCGGGCCACGTGCAGCGCTGGCAGGAACCGCACGCGGTGGCGCAGTTCTGGCTGCCCGCCGCGAACCCGCGTTTCTTCGCACCCGTGGCGGATTCTGTCGGCGCGATCGCGCCGCGCTTCGCCGCCTGGCTCGTCTCCGAAGCGACGATCATTGCGAACACGGCGCATCCGCCGCGGCGCGGGGAACGCACCTGGGGCTGGTCCCAGGCAACCTTCCTCGCCTTCCGGCCCGATCTGGAGCCCGAGGCGGCCGATCGCCACTGGCGGACCCACCACACCACCGTCGCCATCGAGACGCAGGCCAATTTCGAATACGTGCAGAACCGCGTCGTCCGCGCGCTTACGCCCGATGCGCCCGCCTACGATGCCTTCATCGAGGAATGCTTCCCCGCCGAAGCGCTGACCGAGCCGCAGGCGTTCTTCGATGCGGTCGGCGACGAGGCGAAGTTCCAGGCGAACCTGGCGAGCATGATGGACAGCTGCGGCGGGTTCATCGACTTCGCGCGGATCGATGTCATCCCGACGAGCCAGCATGACTTCGGCTGA
- a CDS encoding nuclear transport factor 2 family protein — MDDHAQLRRAAELYAVGADRRDKDLWRQVLAQDCVIEGPGFLIEGVEANLGSLDFLAANFRATIHRVHQCVATIAGHEARGETYSTADHLSNDADTILVWSIRYQDHWRREEGAWRFARRKLIVDWEETRPVTPKPGAT; from the coding sequence GTGGACGATCACGCCCAACTTCGCCGCGCCGCCGAACTCTATGCCGTGGGGGCGGACCGCCGCGACAAGGACTTGTGGCGGCAGGTGCTGGCGCAGGACTGCGTTATCGAAGGCCCGGGGTTTTTGATCGAGGGGGTGGAGGCGAACCTCGGTTCGCTTGATTTCCTGGCCGCGAACTTCCGCGCCACGATCCACCGCGTTCACCAGTGCGTGGCGACCATTGCAGGTCACGAAGCCCGGGGCGAGACTTACTCGACCGCCGATCACCTGTCGAACGATGCCGACACAATCCTCGTCTGGTCGATCCGGTACCAGGACCATTGGCGGCGCGAGGAGGGGGCGTGGCGTTTCGCCCGCCGCAAGCTGATCGTCGATTGGGAGGAGACCCGCCCGGTCACTCCGAAGCCCGGCGCGACATGA
- a CDS encoding amidohydrolase family protein: MSAYDLVIRGGTVVDGSGGAPFVGDVAVNAGRIAAVGAVTGRGAEEIDATGRIVTPGFVDPHTHYDGQAIWSDRLSPSSSHGVTSVVLGNCGVGFAPCRAEDRETLIDVMEGVEDIPGVVMADGLPWSWETFPQYLDALEAGLRDIDVAAFLPHSPLRVYAMGARGANREPANDDDLATMRGLAREAIEAGAIGFATSRLLIHKTASGAAIPSFDADTDELKAITAGMAEAGSGILQVVPNLFLGLGPEFALIADVAESCGRPATVTLGTANDGAPNWDGALEVMDGAGARGVSMTSQVLPRPIGMIEGLELSVHPFVLCPSWQALAKLPLDEKLAAMRDPHLRANLIAEEPDPGHPLAQMARNWEWLFPFAGEPDYAPAKDTSVAALAARANVSPPEWAYDWLTEGAGGNFLLATLGNYYEGRLDVVKELLSRPDCIVGLGDGGAHYSAICDASYPTFMLTHWVRDARGEGFSLEQAVHMLSRKPALAIGLGDRGLIAPGMKADLNVIDLDRLHLPMPHVAYDLPAGGRRLDQRATGYDATVVAGTVIRRFDEDTGARPGRLVRGAR, translated from the coding sequence GTGAGCGCCTACGACCTGGTGATCCGCGGCGGCACGGTGGTCGACGGCAGCGGCGGCGCGCCGTTCGTCGGCGATGTGGCGGTGAACGCCGGGCGCATCGCCGCGGTCGGTGCGGTCACCGGGCGGGGCGCGGAAGAGATCGACGCCACCGGCCGGATCGTGACCCCCGGCTTCGTCGATCCGCACACGCACTATGATGGCCAGGCGATCTGGTCGGACCGGCTCAGCCCGTCATCGTCGCACGGGGTGACGAGCGTCGTCCTCGGCAACTGCGGCGTCGGCTTTGCGCCGTGCCGCGCGGAGGACCGGGAAACGCTGATCGACGTGATGGAGGGGGTGGAGGATATTCCCGGGGTCGTCATGGCCGATGGCTTGCCGTGGAGCTGGGAAACCTTCCCGCAATACCTCGACGCGCTGGAAGCGGGCCTGCGCGATATCGACGTGGCGGCGTTCCTGCCGCACAGCCCCTTGCGCGTTTACGCCATGGGCGCGCGCGGCGCGAACCGGGAGCCCGCGAACGACGACGATCTGGCCACAATGCGCGGGCTGGCGCGCGAGGCGATCGAAGCCGGCGCTATCGGCTTCGCAACATCGCGCCTGCTGATCCACAAGACCGCCAGCGGCGCGGCGATCCCCAGCTTCGACGCCGATACGGACGAGCTGAAGGCGATCACCGCCGGCATGGCGGAAGCGGGATCCGGCATCCTGCAGGTGGTCCCGAACCTGTTCCTCGGCCTCGGGCCCGAATTCGCGCTGATCGCGGATGTCGCCGAAAGCTGCGGCCGGCCGGCAACGGTCACGCTCGGCACCGCCAACGATGGCGCGCCCAATTGGGATGGGGCGCTCGAAGTGATGGATGGGGCCGGCGCGCGCGGCGTATCGATGACCTCGCAGGTGCTTCCGCGCCCGATCGGGATGATCGAAGGGCTGGAGCTGTCGGTCCATCCGTTCGTGCTGTGCCCGAGCTGGCAAGCGCTCGCGAAGCTGCCCCTCGATGAAAAGCTTGCCGCGATGCGCGATCCGCACCTGCGCGCAAATCTGATCGCGGAGGAGCCCGACCCCGGCCACCCGCTCGCGCAGATGGCGCGAAACTGGGAGTGGCTGTTCCCCTTCGCCGGAGAACCCGATTACGCGCCCGCAAAGGACACCAGCGTCGCCGCGCTGGCCGCCCGGGCGAACGTCTCGCCGCCCGAATGGGCTTATGACTGGCTGACCGAGGGGGCGGGCGGGAATTTCCTGCTGGCTACGCTCGGCAACTATTACGAAGGGCGGCTCGACGTCGTGAAGGAACTGCTGTCGCGCCCGGACTGCATCGTCGGGCTGGGCGACGGCGGTGCGCACTATTCCGCGATCTGCGACGCCAGCTATCCGACCTTCATGCTGACTCACTGGGTCCGCGACGCTAGGGGAGAAGGATTCTCGCTCGAGCAGGCGGTCCATATGCTGAGCCGCAAACCGGCGCTTGCCATCGGGCTGGGCGACCGGGGGCTGATCGCGCCGGGCATGAAGGCCGATCTCAACGTGATCGACCTCGACAGGCTGCACCTCCCGATGCCGCACGTCGCCTACGACCTGCCCGCCGGAGGGCGAAGGCTCGACCAGCGGGCGACGGGTTACGATGCGACGGTCGTTGCGGGAACGGTGATCCGCCGCTTCGACGAGGACACCGGAGCCCGTCCGGGAAGGCTTGTGCGCGGCGCGCGCTAG